CCCCGTTGGGCGTAGTCTCCGACTACGACCTGTCAATAGGGCAAATCTTAGATTTGCATTGCAAGATACTGCAAAAATAGCAAAAAACTTATACAAAATGCTATTTTTTAGATGTTTTGATAGTAACAGTCCTGCAAATCTAAGATTTGCTGAATGGATAAGTCTTAGTCGCAGGCTAAGCCTAACACTTAGTTTATTCTTGGGTTATGGGAACACTGCAAACAACGGGGGGGTAGGCTTTTCACCGTTGCAAGTTACACCTTTTCCCCAAAGGGCGCAAGTTTTTTTCACTTTTTTGTTGCCAAAATTTGTAGGGCTATTCGTAAGTAAATAGTTTTCTGTTTTTACAAAGATACAAAAAAAGAAAAAGCAAGTCCCAATATTGAGAGCATGTTTTTTAGTTTGGATATTATTGTGTTTTTTTAATCCACATAGGTTTCCTTGATGACTGCTTTCACTTCTTCAATGGTTTCTTCGCCTAAGTGTGTTATCGTTTTTGTTATCCTACTCTTGTCTATGGTGCGAATTTGGTCTATGACTATCCAATTCTCTTGCCCTTCCAAATCAAAACTTATCCTTGTTGGATAGTTTCTTGATTGCGAAGTTATCGGACAAACTACAATCGTTGCCAAATACTTGTTCATTTCATTGGGCGAAAC
The Hugenholtzia roseola DSM 9546 DNA segment above includes these coding regions:
- a CDS encoding type II toxin-antitoxin system PemK/MazF family toxin encodes the protein MINYLQYDIVVVNLDPTVGSEIKKKRPCLIVSPNEMNKYLATIVVCPITSQSRNYPTRISFDLEGQENWIVIDQIRTIDKSRITKTITHLGEETIEEVKAVIKETYVD